The window tatctggaataaccccaagcgccttctgaaagccctctggatccatcaggcgtctggggcggaacagcttaatcggttccgcctccctgcggggaaggattggagccaggaagtcaagccgcagtagaaaatggtctgaccatgacaaaggcaacacttctaagccccttagtctcagaccattactcagttgctcagagaggaataccatgtcgggtgcatgccccccctcatgagtcggaccctgtactacttgggtcaggtccatggctgtcatggtggccatgaactcctgtgccagtccagaggtttcactgagcgacggcaggttaaagtcccccaagacaataagtctggggaaccccaccgccaacccggctacctcctcgagtagcacaggcagggcttgtgacacgcagctgggaggcaggtacgtgagaaacaagcccacctggacccctaagtccaacttcaccaggagggactcgcagcccgcaatctctggagcaacgagtctacgcaagccaaggctctccctggctataatagccactcctcccccccttccctggggtcaaggctgatgccatatctgaaacccggctgggcaaatttcagagagaggaactcctccctctgggcccagtcaggtttcagtaacacatgccaggtcggcctcctcatccaggatcagatcccggatgaggagagctttatttaccaccaacctggcattgagtagcagcagcttgagcccagggccagaattacactcatccccagcacccaggattgggttcacagagccggaacaagggatcgttattaagcaacgatctctcgttcccctggaacggctagctctgtggcccctgccatatctgcctctccccagcaggaccggaatattccgaccctctaccacctgGTCTTAAGTCAACTACCTGTACCAAGGATATGTGTTGTTTTCTGGCTAGAGGTTGCGCTTAACTTGCATTGATTGATGGGTTGGATTTCTGTCCCGCATATCTGTTTTTCCATAGTCTAGGCAACCTGCAGAAATAAACTGCTATGAACTGATTCCAAAAAGaagattatttcatttcatttttacatGGTTTTAACTAAAATCCCATACAATGAAGACAGTTACTTTCCTGTCACAGTGCTTAGGCCTTGGTTTAAGGATTTCTTTCttagatttttgtttgtttgttgtttgtttgttagatttgtatgccgcccctctccacagactcggggtggctcacaacaacaataatacgaataatatatcacaaatctaatattaaaaagtctctaaaaaaaaccttatttaaaaacaaacatacacacaaatataccatgcataaattatataggccaggaggagatgtctcagttcccccatgcctaacggcagaggtaggttttaagaagtttacaaaaggcaaggaggacgggagcaatcctaatctctggggggagctggttccagagggtcgcagccgccacagagaaggctcttcccctgggtcccgccagatgacattgtttagtcgacgggacccggagaagaccaactttgtgggacctaactggtcgctgggattcgtgcggcagaaggaggtcccggagatattctggtccaatgccatggagggctttataggtcataaccaacactttgaattgtgaccggaaactgatcggcaacaatgcagactgcagagtgttggtgtaacatgggcatacctagggaaccccatgattgctctcgcagctgcattctgcacgatctgaagtttccgaacacttttcaaaggtagccccatgtagagagcattacagtagttgaacatcaaggtgattagggcatgattgactgtgagcagtgattcccggtccaaataggagggttttcttgaggagggggcgcacaagtgcctccttgtaagaaGCCGGAGAGGAcctcctccccaaggaggcgttgacaatcttctggacccagccctgtgtcacctccctgctggccaagaccagccaggagggacatgggtccagtagacaggtggcggaactcacagctccaaaggccttgtccacttcatcaggtgtcaccagatcaaattcttcccagacagatggacaagtacgggtcccagtcacctcgactgtcAGCCAACTGAAATGAATTGTTTAATTAAGCCTTGTCTAAAGAATACTGCTttcttaaaacattttatatatttttaaaaaaaacttagacAAAGCTATAcagaattaaacataaaattacattttattttatttaatagatGCATCTTACAATTCTAGATCTCTTAAACAGAGAGAGATTACTTGAGAGCTTTACTAATCTGTGCTTTGCTTACCAATTGAATGAGGTTGTATATGCAAGCCATACTAATCCTTGTACTTACTGTTTGAATGTTTGGTACAGGAAGCGAGCAGCTGCAAAGCATCTAATAGAACGCTATTACCATCAGTTAACTGAGGGTTGTGGAAATGAAGCCTGCACGAATGAATTTTGTGCTTCCTCTCCAACTTTTCTGCGTATGGATAATAATGCAGCAGCCATTAAAGCCCTCGACCTTTATAAGATTAATGCAAAACTCTGTGATCCTCATCCCTCCAAGAAAGGAACAAGCTCAGCTTACTTAGAAAATAATTCCAAAGGTGCCCACAATAACGCCTGCAGTGACAGAAAAATGAACAAGAAGGAAATGCAAGGTCCAAGAGATGACTTTAAAGGTAAGCAGAATGTTCAGCAAGGATGCAACATTGGATACAACTTTGTATAGTCTGCATTGTATCATACAAGGGAGCAACTTATTATCCTGCTTATATATCGTAATGCTTATATATCGTAATACAGATAGTCTTCACTCAATGATTATTCATTCAGCAACTGTTCGACATTGCAATGGCACTGAACAAAGGGATTCACAATCTCCATTTGGATTTGTGGATTCTGCAGCAGTCTTGCAGTCACATGATTATTATCTGGATGCTTGGCGATGTGTTTGTCCATATGAAATGTCATCAAACGCTCTgcgatcatgtgatcaccattgtaATCTTTCTTGTGGCTTCCCtagaaagtcaacagggaaggtaTCAACAGGCTGCCAGAGGCTTGATGAATAAAGATCCATCCAAGATTGGATTTCTGCTTGGATTTTTGGATAAATCTTTTTCAGCCAGCCTTCTTAAGTCCAAAAAGGCTATCTAACAGACTCAAGTTTCCAGCAAATATTGGTTTTGCTGCCTCTTTCAGACCAAAAATGCTATTCTAGAGAGAAATCTCACCCCAAACAGGGTGGAATCTCTGGCAAGTAGCATTTTTGCTGTCAGGGAGGCTGAATGAAAATGGAGGGTTTTTTACCCAGCTTCTTTGAGAGCAAAAGTGCAGCTTGacatatttatttcattctgtgtaGGATGAAATCTGGCCAGCGGCAGGAGGGAAACTATAGCGCTAGGCTGAAGAATCTAGAATTAAGTCAGGATGCAGTTCTAAGGTTGGGTGAGGTCACATGATGACGTACTCTACAGTCACCACAATTAATTATCATAATTCCTGGCTCAATTAtaatcataaatcaaggattatccaTAACTTAAAACTAACCATTAGAAATATtggttatgttttttatgttaacacgcacaacccccccccctccccgaacAACATAAGTTTAAAAATATATGTACACATCAGGTTGGGATCATTTATTCCTCTATTCAGAATTTAGAACCCgaatattgtacttttaaaagTTTGTAAAGGGTTAAATTAATTAGTAGATGTGAGGTATACAGTTTCTGTAGGTAGGAAAATAAGTTGTGTGTTCAGATTGCAGAGCATGTTAATTACTACTGAAGGTTGTAAATAGTAATTCTTTTAATGCCTTCTATGTAAATGTATTTAACTTGACTTCAATaatatttttggttttgtttttaaatatctaGATGTGACTTTTTTAACAGAAGAAAAAGTTTATGAAATTCTTGAACTATGTAGAGAAAAAGAAGACTATTCTCCCTTAATCCGTGTCATTGGGAGAGTATTTTCTAGTGCTGAGGCCTTGGTACAGAGTTTTCGAAAAGCCAAGCAGCATACCAAGGAAGAATTGAAGTCTTTACAAGGAAAAGATGAAGATAAAGatgaagatgaaaaagaaaaggctGCATGTTCTTCTGCCATGGAAGAAGATTCAGTTGCACCGTCATCATCCTCTTCGTCATCAAGAATGGGCGACAGTGCACAGGGGGATAACAATCTACAAAAATTAGGCCCAGAGGAAGTATCAGTAGATATCGATGCAATCAGACGGGTCTACAATAGATTACTTTCTAATGAAAAGATAGAAACTGCCTTTTTAAATGCACTTGTGTACTTGTCACCCAATGTTGAATGTGACTTGACTTATCATAATGTGTACTCTCGAGATCCTAACTATCTCAacttgtttattattgttatggaAAATGGTAATCTTCATAGTCCTGAGTATCTGGAAATGGCACTACCGTTGTTTTGCAAAGCAATGAGTAAGCTGCCCCTTGCAGCTCAAGCAAAATTGGTCAGACTATGGTCAAAGTATAGCGCAGACCAGATTCGACGAATGATGGAAACTTTTCAGCAGCTTATAACCTACAAAGTCATAAGCAATGAATTCAATAGTCGTAACTTAGTGAATGATGATGATGCTATTGTTGCTGCTTCAAAGTGCTTAAAAATGGTTTACTATGCAAATGTAGTAGGAGGAGATATAGACACAGATCACAAcgaagaggaggatgaagagccTATCCCAGAATCTAGTGAATTAACTCTACAAGAACTCCTGggtgaagaaagaagaaataaaaaaggacCTCGGGTGGACCCTCTGGAAACTGAACTTGGCGTAAAAACTATAGATTGCCGAAAGCCACTTATCCCCTTCGAAGAGTTTATCAATGAACCGCTGAATGATGTTCTAGAAATGGACAAAGATTATACATTTTTCAAGGtagaaacagaaaataaattCTCCTTTATGACATGCCCCTTTATACTGAATGCCGTTACCAAGAACCTGGGATTATATTATGACAACAGAATCCGTATGTACAGTGAACGTCGTATAACTGTCCTTTACAGTTTAGTTCAAGGCCAGCAGTTAAACCCTTATTTGCGACTCAAAGTCAGACGTGATCACATCATAGATGATGCACTTGTTCGGGTAAGTGACTTGATATATAAAACATCTAttgctgtttttaaaaataattaggaGCCTTAATGTTTTGTTCTTTGGGGTCTTCTGGACATATTCAAAATGAcatgcacttaaaaaaaaatatttacacacTAGATCTGTTCTGACCAAAGAACAAAGGTTTTGGTGTGGTGGAATGATATTAGGCTTGATTTCTTTAAGTATAAAACAGTATTCAaatttaaccaaaaaaaaaatgttgatacCTTTTCTTTGACCAAAGCAATTAGCTATGAATGTCtctattttgtttttttcattccaaATATAATTATTCCAACAAAATTTAAACATTTTGAAGTTGACTTTACGATGAAATCATTGCACTACGTACATCTTTTTAAAGTTAAGTTTGGAATATATTTATGATACATAGTATCATGATAACCTAATCATATTGATGTATCCATGGACAATGATACAGAGATTAATATGGATCtgaaaaaaaggggggtgggtggaaaatgTATTTTTCAATTTCGGAAGTTATTATCTTTTTTTCagaggattttttttccagttagtGCCTTTTTTAATATTGAGCAAATGCTGCAGTTTTGTTAAATCATGAATATTGTTCAAAATGATATGCAccttaaaaaattatttacacaCCAGATAGCGTTATAGCCAGTTATTAGTCTGATGGTGTCCttaaattttaattgtttaagtACATGCTGTTTGACATAGctgattttcattttttaaattcttatataatttttttttaagtttttttccAGTTTGTAATCTAGTAATACAGTTGCTTCTCTGAAAATATGGATTGAATACGCTTAAACAGAAAGTGCTGATACTGTGTTAACAATTGTCTGTTTAAGCTTAACTTGGGCTAAATTGTTTATTGTCACCTATTATGTTGGTTTCCATCCAAGTCATATCTAGCCATTATTCATTAGACTGTGTTGAAATCAAGATTCTTAAGAGAATTCCTTTTCCCAGAGAAAACTACATTCCTTTTAAATGGTACATTCATGGAAAAGGAGAAAGACACCAATAGTAGAATATGCAAAAGAAAGAAGTATTTGCTTATTGATATTTTAATATGTGATTGTGATATGTTATTCTTTAGACTAATTGGGTATACAGTATCCTGAAATTCATTGGGTTTCTTGGagcatacaagtagtcctcaaacaacacttcatttagtgaccgttcaaagttacaacagcattgaaaaatgtgacttatgacagtttttcatagttacaacctttgcagcacccccttgattatgtgaccaaaattcagatgtttggcaactggttctgacaatcaaagtcaatggagaggccagattcacttaacaactgggttactaacttatcaagcACAACAATTCACTtatcaactgtggcaagaaaaggcaTAAAACGGGGCAAAGTTCAGGAAAGGAATcactgagtggggggggggggatgaggggaAAAATGTCATTTTGTACATTGGAGATTTTCATGGTGGTAATGAATGCAGAACACGCTCTCTCCGCCAccttcttcccctccttccttccctccctccctctgtttctctttgaGGGGGGACAGTGAAAAGTACAGAAGACTGAATGCTAGGACTCTCTTTAAGGAAAGTTAGTTGCAGCTGACAGAAGATGCAGGCTCTTGAAAGCTAACCCCAAAGAGAAGATTAGTGCAAATAGTAACACCACAATTTAATTGTCTCTTTGGTAGTTATCCGATTAGCAGTTTATAAAGCAAGTTACTATTTTGTCTGTCCTTGTTCCACACCAATCTCACTGAATGAAATGTCACCCATGTGGGGTATTTCTACCATGCTTCTAACCTTTGAGTTTCAACCAAGTTAATTATATTGCATGCTTTTCGACAAGGTAAGCCAAAAACAGGGACCTTTTGTATCCCTTCCCTTGTAAATTCATCACAACCCTATTCTCTCTAGCAGagtaaaattatattataaaaacccattgtaGCTATTCCCCAAAATGAAGTCACAGTATGGAACTTTTGAAGCTTTGGCATTGTGTCTTTTGATGATTTTAAAATTGCATTCATGTCCAGTGATGTGAACTTActcaaagattattttatttctcaCTCTGTAGTTAGAAATGATTGCAATGGAAAATCCAgctgatttaaaaaaacagttgtaTGTAGAATTTGAAGGAGAACAAGGGGTTGATGAA of the Erythrolamprus reginae isolate rEryReg1 chromosome 4, rEryReg1.hap1, whole genome shotgun sequence genome contains:
- the UBE3A gene encoding ubiquitin-protein ligase E3A isoform X3 gives rise to the protein MKRAAAKHLIERYYHQLTEGCGNEACTNEFCASSPTFLRMDNNAAAIKALDLYKINAKLCDPHPSKKGTSSAYLENNSKGAHNNACSDRKMNKKEMQGPRDDFKDVTFLTEEKVYEILELCREKEDYSPLIRVIGRVFSSAEALVQSFRKAKQHTKEELKSLQGKDEDKDEDEKEKAACSSAMEEDSVAPSSSSSSSRMGDSAQGDNNLQKLGPEEVSVDIDAIRRVYNRLLSNEKIETAFLNALVYLSPNVECDLTYHNVYSRDPNYLNLFIIVMENGNLHSPEYLEMALPLFCKAMSKLPLAAQAKLVRLWSKYSADQIRRMMETFQQLITYKVISNEFNSRNLVNDDDAIVAASKCLKMVYYANVVGGDIDTDHNEEEDEEPIPESSELTLQELLGEERRNKKGPRVDPLETELGVKTIDCRKPLIPFEEFINEPLNDVLEMDKDYTFFKVETENKFSFMTCPFILNAVTKNLGLYYDNRIRMYSERRITVLYSLVQGQQLNPYLRLKVRRDHIIDDALVRLEMIAMENPADLKKQLYVEFEGEQGVDEGGVSKEFFQLVVEEIFNPDIGMFTYDESTKLFWFNPSSFETEGQFTLIGIVLGLAIYNNCILDVHFPMVVYRKLMGKKGTFRDLADSHPVLYQSLRDLLQYEGSVEDDMMITFQISHTDLFGNPMMHDLKENGDTIPITNENRKEFVNLYSDYILNKSVEKQFKAFRRGFHMVTNESPLKYLFRPEEIELLICGSRNLDFQALEETTEYDGGYTRDSLIIREFWEIVHSFTDEQKRLFLQFTTGTDRAPVGGLGKLKMIIAKNGPDTERLPTSHTCFNVLLLPEYSSKEKLKERLLKAITYAKGFGML
- the UBE3A gene encoding ubiquitin-protein ligase E3A isoform X2 gives rise to the protein MATACKRSPGEPHSENIETSRMKRAAAKHLIERYYHQLTEGCGNEACTNEFCASSPTFLRMDNNAAAIKALDLYKINAKLCDPHPSKKGTSSAYLENNSKGAHNNACSDRKMNKKEMQGPRDDFKDVTFLTEEKVYEILELCREKEDYSPLIRVIGRVFSSAEALVQSFRKAKQHTKEELKSLQGKDEDKDEDEKEKAACSSAMEEDSVAPSSSSSSSRMGDSAQGDNNLQKLGPEEVSVDIDAIRRVYNRLLSNEKIETAFLNALVYLSPNVECDLTYHNVYSRDPNYLNLFIIVMENGNLHSPEYLEMALPLFCKAMSKLPLAAQAKLVRLWSKYSADQIRRMMETFQQLITYKVISNEFNSRNLVNDDDAIVAASKCLKMVYYANVVGGDIDTDHNEEEDEEPIPESSELTLQELLGEERRNKKGPRVDPLETELGVKTIDCRKPLIPFEEFINEPLNDVLEMDKDYTFFKVETENKFSFMTCPFILNAVTKNLGLYYDNRIRMYSERRITVLYSLVQGQQLNPYLRLKVRRDHIIDDALVRLEMIAMENPADLKKQLYVEFEGEQGVDEGGVSKEFFQLVVEEIFNPDIGMFTYDESTKLFWFNPSSFETEGQFTLIGIVLGLAIYNNCILDVHFPMVVYRKLMGKKGTFRDLADSHPVLYQSLRDLLQYEGSVEDDMMITFQISHTDLFGNPMMHDLKENGDTIPITNENRKEFVNLYSDYILNKSVEKQFKAFRRGFHMVTNESPLKYLFRPEEIELLICGSRNLDFQALEETTEYDGGYTRDSLIIREFWEIVHSFTDEQKRLFLQFTTGTDRAPVGGLGKLKMIIAKNGPDTERLPTSHTCFNVLLLPEYSSKEKLKERLLKAITYAKGFGML
- the UBE3A gene encoding ubiquitin-protein ligase E3A isoform X1, whose protein sequence is MEKLLRGFLELDRNCYLGDTNQINENERSPGEPHSENIETSRMKRAAAKHLIERYYHQLTEGCGNEACTNEFCASSPTFLRMDNNAAAIKALDLYKINAKLCDPHPSKKGTSSAYLENNSKGAHNNACSDRKMNKKEMQGPRDDFKDVTFLTEEKVYEILELCREKEDYSPLIRVIGRVFSSAEALVQSFRKAKQHTKEELKSLQGKDEDKDEDEKEKAACSSAMEEDSVAPSSSSSSSRMGDSAQGDNNLQKLGPEEVSVDIDAIRRVYNRLLSNEKIETAFLNALVYLSPNVECDLTYHNVYSRDPNYLNLFIIVMENGNLHSPEYLEMALPLFCKAMSKLPLAAQAKLVRLWSKYSADQIRRMMETFQQLITYKVISNEFNSRNLVNDDDAIVAASKCLKMVYYANVVGGDIDTDHNEEEDEEPIPESSELTLQELLGEERRNKKGPRVDPLETELGVKTIDCRKPLIPFEEFINEPLNDVLEMDKDYTFFKVETENKFSFMTCPFILNAVTKNLGLYYDNRIRMYSERRITVLYSLVQGQQLNPYLRLKVRRDHIIDDALVRLEMIAMENPADLKKQLYVEFEGEQGVDEGGVSKEFFQLVVEEIFNPDIGMFTYDESTKLFWFNPSSFETEGQFTLIGIVLGLAIYNNCILDVHFPMVVYRKLMGKKGTFRDLADSHPVLYQSLRDLLQYEGSVEDDMMITFQISHTDLFGNPMMHDLKENGDTIPITNENRKEFVNLYSDYILNKSVEKQFKAFRRGFHMVTNESPLKYLFRPEEIELLICGSRNLDFQALEETTEYDGGYTRDSLIIREFWEIVHSFTDEQKRLFLQFTTGTDRAPVGGLGKLKMIIAKNGPDTERLPTSHTCFNVLLLPEYSSKEKLKERLLKAITYAKGFGML